The Mucilaginibacter terrae region ACTACTATTATACATATACGCCAGCAAGGACACCGGAACAACCTGCTGGTTAACATTAACCAATATAATCCGGCGTTTAACGAGCGGTTACAGGGTACAATACATAATTTTATGGCACATGGAAAAAGTTTGATGGATGCCACCAAAATGGCTTATGCCGCTATGGAAGGTACCATTACTAAGCAAGCTATGTTATTAACTTATGATGATGCTTATTGGTTAACCGGACTGGTAATGCTGTTCTCGATACCGTTACTGTACCTGCAGCCGTTTAAAAAGAATTTGAAAGCGGCTACCGACGCGCACTAAAACAAAAAAACCGTTCTGGAGTCATGCAGAACGGTTTTAAAAAACAATTAATTGTTGTTTGTTACCCCTTAAGCTATGCTGATTGTGTTGAAGCCAATAGCGTCGCTCAAAGGATGTTTAATCTTGGTTATAAATATAGCTTTACTTTTAATTAATTACAAACAACATATTAGGTTTAAATGAAAAAGGGGAGGTTTTACTGTGTAAACCTCCCCTTTTATAGCTTGTAACATTTTTGTTAGAAAATGATCTTACCTGCCGAGGTAACTAAAGAGGAGATGCGTACCGCATCAAAAATACGCTCTTCGGTGGTACCTAATTTAATCAGTGAGTCTTCGTGCGCGTTCACACACATTTCGCAACCGTTAACGGCCGAAATAGCTAAGCTCATCAGCTCAAAAAATTCTTTACCGGTCACCGGCTTCATCATCAACTGCATGCGTATGCGTGCCGGTATTTGCGTGTACTTTTCTTTTTGCGTGAAGTGACGAAAACGGTAAAAAATATTATTTGATGCCAGTAACGATGCACAACCCGCCGCTTCGCCGGTTTCGGCAGCGGTAGCACCCTGCTCTTCGGCATACTTGGTAAAGTAAATGGTAAGCGGCTTGTTGTTGTTGTTAATGGCGGTGCTCAGGGCAATCAGGGCACATTCTTTAGTGCTCAGGTGCTCAGAGGTAAGGGTGCTGGTTAAATTTAACTTTAAATCGCGCAGGTAGCGCGATTCGCCTTTTTCCAGCAGGGTCAAACTCTCGGTACGGTAGTCTTTATCAACTGCAACGCTTTGCAGTAATTCTTGTATAACTTCGGTGCTTTCGCTCATGGTATTTGTTTGTATTTATTGTTATCATTTTCAGTCATGCCGAATTTATTTCGGCACCTCACTGATAGGTAAAAGTCTTGCTAATCAGCCTTGCATGTGGGGTGCTGAAACAAGTTCAGCATGACAGGGTTGGGAGCATTGCAGTTTGCGTTCGTAGCCTATGGTTAGTGTTGTCACCAACCATCATGCAGTTTGCGTTAGGGATAGTAGCTTAAAGCCCGGAGTGCAACGATAGCAAAAAGAGGACTTGCAGCGGATAGCCCGACCCGCCTCAGGCGGGTAACGCCCAAAGTATAGGCATAAAAAAAGCGTCATTGCGAGGTACGAAGCAATCTCTGAACTATACAGTGACGTATGCCAAGCAACGCAGGGATTGCTTCGTACCTCGCAATGACGCGATCTTATTTTAAACTTATGCAGTTAAAGTTTCCTGGCCTTTTTCCCAGTTGCAAGGGCAAAGCTCATCGGTTTGTAAACCGTCAAGCACGCGTAGTACTTCTTTAACGTTACGGCCAACGCTCAGGTCGTTAACACATACCCAACGTACAACGCCGGTAGGGTCAACTATGAAGGTAGCGCGGTAAGCAATTTTTTCGGTAGGCTCTAAAATACCCAGGTCTTCTGCTAATGATTTTGAAGTATCCGCCAGCATAGGGAATTTAAGGTCACGCAAATCTTCGTGGTCTCTTCTCCAGGCAGCGTGAACAAACTCAGAATCGGTAGAAGCACCAATTAGGCGAGAATCACGGTCGCGGAACTCACCGTAAGCTTTGTTAAATTCAGCAATTTCGGTAGGACAAACAAAAGTGAAATCTTTTGGCCACCAAAACATTACGGTCCAAACGTTATCATCGTTAACCAGGTAATCTGAAGTGATGTCTTCAAACTCTTTACCTTTTTCGATGCTAACTACTGCTTTTTTATTAAACGACGGGAATTTTTCGCCAACTGTTATCATAATGAATGTTTTGTTATAATTTTTACAAATATAACGCTAATTAGGTTTTAATGGTATTCTAATAATCGATAGTGTATAGTTTTTATCTATGAGATACGCTGTTTAATATAGTTGGTTTTGTGAAATCTAAAAACGAGTATTTTTGTTTATTGCACAATGGAATTAGCTCAATTTTTAGTCCTTAAACAACAATATAAGCCAAATAAGACAGAGGTTCTTTTTATTGCCGATGGCATGCCGGTGAACGAACGCTACTTCTACCTCAAAAATTCTAACATTTACCGGGCTGTAAAAACGGCTTACTCGCAGGTATTTGGCGAGTTTAAAACCGATGATGAGTTTCTGGAGTTTTTTAAGGAGATGGGATGTTATTTTGACAGCCTAACCAACGAGCCCATTAAACACATGCCTCCGGCCGAACAGCGCAAAGCCCGCCAGCAAGGCGTTGAATCGTTGGCCCATCGCATAGCCGAAATGCAACCGCGGTTGATCATCATCTCCCTCAAAGTAATTGAAAAATTTGCTCGTGAGGCCATCAACCTGTCAGGAGTTGATATGGTGGAACACATTGCAGTTACACCCTTCCCGGTTAAGAGTATGGTGAATGTGAACAATTGTATTAACGGGGTTGTAGCTGCTTTACGTACGGTGGAATGGGATGTGTAAAGGCTTAATTTAACATATCATCTTCCTCGGGCACCCGGTATTTACCCTGCTTTTTACTAAAATTAAATTTATAAGCAACGCGCAAACCGGCTAAAGGAGATATATTGAAATAAGACGGCAGTAGATCCGTTCGTAACGAAAATTCCAGGCTGCTGTACTTATCAAAAGCCCAATCATATCCTGCTCCCGCGGTACCTCCTAAGCCAATCACTCCGCCATCATTTCCGCCTACGTAGCATGATGGTCCGGCAAATACAAAAATCCTTTGGGTGGCATAGTATTTAGCAGCCAGGTTCAAAAAGCCAACACTATAATCAGACCGCAGTTTGCCTTTAATATCTTCGATGCCTAATGTAGGCATGAGCGCAAATTTATTTCGTGCAAAAATATTTGCTTGTATAACCCTGTCGCGGCCAACTTTATAATCATTATTTATAGGCAGGTTAAGGCCTGCACCTACGCCTATTGAATTACGGGCTTGGGAGAACACTTTGTTATTGATTGAAAAGGTAATGAGAAGGGTAACTAATATAGCAGATACTTTCATGTTGAACATTGTGGGTGATAACATTACCACCTGTGAAAAGTTTAGTGCCTGATAGACGCGCCGCAACGGGCTTTTGTTACTCAACTAATTAAAACAGCTTTAACTGTTCGGTTGGTCCGTTGTTTTTGGGAGATAATTCGCCGAAGTTGGATACTGATATGCCCAACAACCGTACACGCACTTCATCTAAATTAGTTGCTGATAAAAGTTGTTTGGCTGTTTGCGCAAGTATACCAACACCGCCAACGGGAGCGGAGAATGATTGGTTGCGGGTAATTTGCTTAAAGTTGCTGTATTTTACTTTGAGGGTGATGGTGCGACCTTTAAGCGCATAACGTTCGAGGCGGGTGGCTACGGTTTGGGCTATTTTGTCTAACTCGACAGACATTTCATCAAAGGTAGTAAGATCGTGGGCAAAAGTATCTTCGGCTCCCATTGATTTGGTTTCGCGGTGGGGTTGTACCGGGCGCTCGTCAATGCCACGCACAATGCGGTAATAAAACCTGCCCGATTTGCCAAAGTGCTTTACCAGTTCGTCTTCTTCCAATCGTTTGAGGTCGGCTCCTGTATGCAAACTCATGCTCTTCATTTTTTGTGCGGTTACTTTGCCTACACCAAAAAACTTCTCCACAGGTAATTGCTCCATAAACGCCTCAATAGATGATGGACCGATGAACTTTAAGCCGTTAGGTTTATTAATATCAGATGCAATTTTGGCTACAAATTTATTCACCGATACCCCTGCCGAAGCCGTGAGCTGCAACTCATCAAAAATAGCCTGCTTAATTTGCGTAGCCACCTCAATGGCCGATCCTATGCCGAGTTTATCTTCGGTAACATCTAAAAAAGCTTCATCTAATGATAATGGCTCGATGAGGTCGGTGTAACGCGAAAATATTTCGCGAATATGCCTCGATACATCTTTATACACCGCAAACCGTGGCCTCACAAATATAGCCTGCGGACAAAGCTGCTGTGCTTTTTTTGATGGCATAGCGGAGCGCACACCAAACTTACGCGCCTCATAACTGGCGGTGGCCACCACACCGCCCCGCCCTTCGGGCAGGCCACCTACCACAATAGGCTTACCGCGCAATTCGGGGTCGTCGCGCTGCTCTACCGACGCATAAAATGCATCCATATCAATATGGATAATTTTGCGGTGATTGGTAGCTGGCACTGACATCATAACAAATATAAAGGCTGCAATATCAGCCTTTTCATTTTTCTTTTTTAATTTCGAATAACGCTAAATACAACTCCATTGATGGTTGCCGGTTTTTATAACAGACATAAGCAAAATATTTTTTATGGCCTGCTCATGGCCATTATGCTGTTTGTATTGAAATGGCTCGAGTTAAAACTCATCATCATCCAGCACTCATTCGAAATTTATGCGGGCATCATAGCCGTTATTTTTACCGGGTTAGGTATATGGCTGGCCTTAAAATTGGCACGCCCCAAACAAAACACTGTAGTGGTTGAAAAACCGGTATACGTTAACAACACCGACTTCACTTTTAACGAGGCCGCCCTCACCCAACTCAACATGAGCCGCCGCGAACTGGAAGTTTTACAACTCATGGCCGAAGGCCTAAGCAACCAGGAAATTGCCGAACGCCTCTTCGTATCGCTTAATACCATTAAAACTCACTCGGCCCGTTTGTTCGAAAAGTTGGAGGTTAAACGGCGCACCCAGGCCATTGAAAAAGCCAAACGCATGAGCCTGATCAAATAACCTACGGCTCCACCTCATCATCTAACAACGATGTGAATTTACCATCAATTTGCTTATTGGCTTTGGCTCCCAACTTTTTGATTTTCTCGGCTGTGATGGTGAGGTTGCCGCGGCCGTCACTTAGCTTGTTCAGGGCTTTATCATAGGCATCCTGGCTTTGTTTAATGTTGCGGCCAATGCTGTCCATATCGGTTAAAAAGCCTACAAACTTGTCGTACATCTCGCCGCTCAGGCGGGCAATTTCCATTACGTTGCGGTTTTGGCGTTCTTGTTTCCACATACTGGCAATGGTGCGCAGGGTGGCCAGCAGCGTCGATGGGCTAACGATCACTACGCGCTTGTCCCAGGCATCGTTAAACAGATCGGCATCCAGCTGCACTGCAAAACTAAACGACGATTCGATGGGCACAAACAACAGCACAAAATCGGGCGAGTTTACCTTTTGCAAATCATGATAGTTTTTGGCCGATAAGCCGTGTACATGGTTCCGTATCGATTCTACATGAGCCTTGGCAAAAAGCTTGCGTTCTTCTTCGGTTTCGGCATTCACCAACTTATCATAGGCCACAAGCGATACTTTGGAATCGATAATAAGGTGCTTATCATCGGGCAGATCAATAATGGCATCGGGCATGTAGCGCGTGCCGTCCTGCGATTGATGTGCAGCTTGCAGCCTGTACTCGCGGTCTTTAATCAAACCCGAGCGTTCCAGTACTTTTTCGAGGATAAACTCTCCCCAGTTACCTTGTTTTTTATTATCGCCTTTAAGGGCTTTGGTCAAATTCTGGGCTTCGCTGCTAATTTGTTTATTAAGTTCCATCAATTGCGAAACCACACCTTTAAGTGCATTGCGGTCGGCCGCCTCCATGTTGTATACCTTTTCAACCTTGTCTTCAAAAGCTTTAATGTTTTCTTTTAACGGGTTGATGATATGATCTAACTGAACTTTGTTCACATCGGTAAACTCCCGCGATTTTTCTTTCAACAGCTTTTCGGCCACGTTTTCAAACTCGCGCTGAAAATGCGTGCGGGTTTGCTCAATTTCGGCTTTTTGCTCCCGGAGTTTTTCCTGCTGGGCCTGGTAGTATGAGCGGCTGCTTTCTAAAGCCTGGTTAGCCTGTGCCAGGGCTAAGCGTTCGGTTTGTAAATGCTGGTTAAGTTTTTGTATGTCTTCTTTTAGCAATAGGGTTATGCTTTCCTTTTCGGCAAAGGCGCTGTTAATGCGTTCTTCTGCTACGCTGAGTTTTATTTTGAGCTGCTCATTTTCGGTTTTAAGTTGAATGAATTCTGCTTGGCTAAATTTAGGGGCACTTGTGCGGCTCTTTATAAAAAAGCCTGTTCCAATTATCAAAACAACTATTCCTATTACCAAAACAACAACTTCCATCTGATAAAAATTTTAGCAAATGAAAGGAGTAATTTTGAAAAATGCTAACTTTTGTTTTAGTAATAGACTATACATGTCAACATTGACTAAAGTTCTGTAACTTTGACATAAGCGCCGGTTAAATTTTGCTGTAAAGCAGTTGGCACTTATATTGATAGAATATAATTAATGAAGCAAAAATTTTATGATACTGCTGTGAAGCAGGAAACTGCTGTACTGGTGGGTGTAATTACACCCGGCCAAACCGACGTACAGAC contains the following coding sequences:
- a CDS encoding carboxymuconolactone decarboxylase family protein, whose translation is MSESTEVIQELLQSVAVDKDYRTESLTLLEKGESRYLRDLKLNLTSTLTSEHLSTKECALIALSTAINNNNKPLTIYFTKYAEEQGATAAETGEAAGCASLLASNNIFYRFRHFTQKEKYTQIPARIRMQLMMKPVTGKEFFELMSLAISAVNGCEMCVNAHEDSLIKLGTTEERIFDAVRISSLVTSAGKIIF
- a CDS encoding peroxiredoxin; this translates as MITVGEKFPSFNKKAVVSIEKGKEFEDITSDYLVNDDNVWTVMFWWPKDFTFVCPTEIAEFNKAYGEFRDRDSRLIGASTDSEFVHAAWRRDHEDLRDLKFPMLADTSKSLAEDLGILEPTEKIAYRATFIVDPTGVVRWVCVNDLSVGRNVKEVLRVLDGLQTDELCPCNWEKGQETLTA
- the dinB gene encoding DNA polymerase IV → MMSVPATNHRKIIHIDMDAFYASVEQRDDPELRGKPIVVGGLPEGRGGVVATASYEARKFGVRSAMPSKKAQQLCPQAIFVRPRFAVYKDVSRHIREIFSRYTDLIEPLSLDEAFLDVTEDKLGIGSAIEVATQIKQAIFDELQLTASAGVSVNKFVAKIASDINKPNGLKFIGPSSIEAFMEQLPVEKFFGVGKVTAQKMKSMSLHTGADLKRLEEDELVKHFGKSGRFYYRIVRGIDERPVQPHRETKSMGAEDTFAHDLTTFDEMSVELDKIAQTVATRLERYALKGRTITLKVKYSNFKQITRNQSFSAPVGGVGILAQTAKQLLSATNLDEVRVRLLGISVSNFGELSPKNNGPTEQLKLF
- a CDS encoding response regulator transcription factor, whose protein sequence is MAIMLFVLKWLELKLIIIQHSFEIYAGIIAVIFTGLGIWLALKLARPKQNTVVVEKPVYVNNTDFTFNEAALTQLNMSRRELEVLQLMAEGLSNQEIAERLFVSLNTIKTHSARLFEKLEVKRRTQAIEKAKRMSLIK
- a CDS encoding DNA recombination protein RmuC; translation: MEVVVLVIGIVVLIIGTGFFIKSRTSAPKFSQAEFIQLKTENEQLKIKLSVAEERINSAFAEKESITLLLKEDIQKLNQHLQTERLALAQANQALESSRSYYQAQQEKLREQKAEIEQTRTHFQREFENVAEKLLKEKSREFTDVNKVQLDHIINPLKENIKAFEDKVEKVYNMEAADRNALKGVVSQLMELNKQISSEAQNLTKALKGDNKKQGNWGEFILEKVLERSGLIKDREYRLQAAHQSQDGTRYMPDAIIDLPDDKHLIIDSKVSLVAYDKLVNAETEEERKLFAKAHVESIRNHVHGLSAKNYHDLQKVNSPDFVLLFVPIESSFSFAVQLDADLFNDAWDKRVVIVSPSTLLATLRTIASMWKQERQNRNVMEIARLSGEMYDKFVGFLTDMDSIGRNIKQSQDAYDKALNKLSDGRGNLTITAEKIKKLGAKANKQIDGKFTSLLDDEVEP